AAACCAGTTGTCTACTGTTCCACGTCCCCAACTCATAGAAGCTCTTAACCATTTATTTGAACCATGTCCGACATTGTCTTCATTGCTTATTTCCAAAGTATTTAGTGGGGGGCTTACATATCCAGATTATCCAGAGATGATTGAACGATGTAGAGAGGAATTGTTACAGTATCTCGGTTTGGCAGATCTGGAGGCTTATGGTTCGGGTACTGCTGTAAATCCAGACGTTTCCAAGATTATCGCTGCTCACCCACGTTTAGGTCAATCTGCACCAAATAAGACAGAAAAGTTGTCTGCACATTCATCTCAAGAACAGAGATCTTTGCAAGGttctgaagaagaatctcGTAAGCTCAATGAGCTCAATGAGCAGTATGAAGCTACATTCCCCGGATTAAGGTACGTTGTGTTCGTGAATGGGAGACCAAGATCTGTCATAATGCAAAACATGATCGACAGAATTAATAGAAACGACATCTCCCAAGAAAGAAGGGATGCTTTTAACGCTATGTGTGATATTGCTTTAGATAGAGCTAAGAAGTTGAATTCCGTGTAGTAGTAGAACACGAAGTACAATTACCATTTTCCCGTCAATGCATATAATTTCTGGAACTCTTCGAATTTCTTCCGGCCTAAATGGTTAATTACATTTCAAAAGACAGATACGGCCACATACGACCTATCAACTGTATATACTTCTGTAGATATATAGGAATACATTCTTGTATTTGACAGAATCGGTACATATTCCTTTTATGTTTTTGACACGACCTACCTTGCACTCGTCCATTATAATCAACCTACTCTGATAAAGAAAGTCTGGACTTAATATTCTTACATCAGATAAAGCTTAACGTATTTTCTGTATATTATAGATCATCAGAATGGTATGTGCAAATTATGAGGAAATTGATGTCAATTGAAGCACTGAATTGATGTCAATTAGGGcaaaaaagaattgaataaaggGATGCAATTTATCTTAAGATGGGAATTACTAACCAATAAATTAGGCTGGTGCTTTAGAAAATGCTCGTAAGGAGATGAATCGTCTTTCTTTGGATGCTGGAGAATCGGAGTATGGTCAAATCTACTCAGTCTCAGGTCCAGTTATCATTGCTGAAAATATGATTGGATGTGCCATGTATGAATTGGTGAAAGTTGGACACGAAAACTTGGTAGGGGAAGTCATTCGTATTGCAGGAGACAAGGCCACTATTCAAGTTTATGAAGAAACGGCTGGTGTTACTGTTGGTGACCCTGTTTTGAGAACTGGTAAACCATTATCTGTCGAATTAGGTCCAGGTATGATGGAAACCATTTACGATGGTATTCAAAGACCATTGAAAgcaattaaagaaaaatcaCAATCTATTTATATCCCAAGAGGTATCGATGCTCCATCATTGTCTAGAACCGCTCAGTACGATTTTACCCCTGGTCAATTGAAAGTTGGTGACCATATAACTGGTGGTGATATTTTCGGGTCCGTCTTCGAAAACTCATTATTAGATGACCATAAGATCTTATTGCCTCCAAGAGCAAGAGGTACAATTACTTCGATCGCAGAAAAAGGTGCTTACACTGTTGAGGACCCTGTATTAGAACTTGAGTTCGATGGTAAAAAGCATTCTTACTCAATGATGCATACTTGGCCTGTCAGAGTCCCAAGACCTGttgctgaaaaattagcCGCAAACCATCCTTTATTGACTGGTCAAAGAGTATTGGATTCCTTATTTCCTTGTGTTCAAGGTGGTACCACTTGTATTCCTGGTGCCTTCGGTTGTGGTAAAACCGTTATTTCACAAGCCATTTCAAAGTTTTCTAACTCTGATCTCATGGTCTATATCGGCTGTTTTGCAAAGGGAACTGAGGTTTTAATGGCCGACGGTTCtaataagaatattgaagaagtcCAAATTGGTGAAAGCGTCCTTGGTAAAGATGGTGAAGCTAGAAATGTTGTTGCATTGCCTCGTGGTAATGAAACCATGTacgaaattaatgaatcaactcctgaagaagaagctgatCTTGCTAGAATTGCTTTCACTTGTAACGCAAAACACGAGTTAGTTGTCAACACTAAGCAAGATATTGCAGTCGAACAAAATTGTGTCACCTATTTTGCTCTTGAATCTGTTACAGATGAAGCTAACGGCCGTGAATTCTCTGTGGTGAAGTCCCAAACTAAAACCTTTGAAGAAAGTTCAATGGCAAAGGAATTTGCAAGCACAATTTCAAAGAACTCTATTGATTGGACTATTGAAGCTCGTGATGTTGGCCATATGAGCGACGATGTTCGTTGTGCTACTCAGCAATCCTGGGCACCAGTACTTGCCAGCAAAGAAGTATTGGCTCCTGTCGTTCAAGAAGCAGGCTTCGATGCTACTATTGCTCCTTACGTTTCTTACTTACTCGGTCTCTGGATTGGTAATGGTTACTCTGATCGTGTCCAATATTTGATCGATGGAAAGAATACGGAACTTATTAATCGTGTCCGTGAATATGATGAAGccattgaaaataataaccaAACTTCAGCTAAGACTGTTGACTTTTTATGGGATGTTATTAACTCTATGAGCTTCAAAGTAGAAGGAAAGTCTGGAAAAGCAATTCCATCATTCCTCCGTACAGAATCCTTTGAAGTCCGTGAACAATTCCTTGCTGGTCTTATTGACTCTGACGGGATTGTTACAAAGAACCCTCTTTCGGCTTCCGTGAGGACCAACTCTTCAAAGGTAGGAGAAGGGGTTATTGCGGTTTCACGTTCGCTTGGTATTTGCACTTCTGTGAAGGCTGAAAATGAGAGCTATATTATTAGTATGACTAGAAATTCTGCTTTGGAATCAGTCCTTAGCAAGTGTGCTCTTGCTGAAAAAACCACTTCAGTCCCAAGTCATATTACCCGTACTGGTCAAAATTTCGACTTTTCAGTAAAGAAAATCGAAGCCGCTGATTACTATGGTGTCACTCTTCCCGATAATTCGGATCATCAATTTATGTTAGCCAACCAAGCTGTGGTACACAATTGTGGTGAAAGAGGTAATGAGATGGCTGAAGTATTAATGGAATTCCCAGAGCTATACACTGAAATTAATGGTCGTCAAGAACCAATTATGAAACGTACAACTTTAGTGGCCAATACCTCAAATATGCCTGTTGCGGCCAGAGAAGCATCAATTTACACTGGTATCACGTTAGCAGAATACTTCAGAGATCAAGGTAAGCATGTCTCTATGATTGCTGATTCGTCATCTCGTTGGGCAGAAGCTTTGAGAGAACTTTCTGGTAGATTAGGTGAAATGCCTGCAGATCAAGGTTTCCCAGCGTACTTAGGTGCCAAGTTAGCTTCCTTTTATGAACGTGCAGGTAAAGCCGTTGCTTTAGGTTCCCCAGATAGAATTGGATCTGTTTCGATTGTTGCTGCTGTTTCTCCAGCTGGTGGTGATTTCTCTGATCCTGTTACCACCGCGACCTTGGGTATTACCCAAGTTTTCTGGGGATTGGATAAGAAATTAGCCCAGAGAAAGCATTTCCCATCTGTTAACACATCGATTTCTTATTCCAAATATACTAACATTTTGGATAAGTACTACGAGTCTAATTATCCAGAATTCCCTGCTTTAAGAAACAAGCTTAAGGAAATTTTGTCTACTgctgaagaattagagCAGGTCGTCCAATTAGTCGGTAAGTCTGCTTTGTCTGATTCTGATAAGATTACTTTAGATGTTGCTAACTTGATCAAGGAAGATTTCTTACAGCAAAACGGTTACTCTACATACGATCAATTCTGTCCTATTTGGAAGACATTTGATATGATGAGAGCCTTTACGTCTTACCACGATGAAGCACAAAAGGCTGTTGCCAATGGTGCTCAATGGGGTAAATTATCTGAGGCAACTTCAGACGTGAAGCATGCCGTTTCGTCATCCAAGTTCGTTGAACCTTCCGAAGGTGAAGAGAAGGGTAAGAAAgcatttaatgaattattggcGAACatttctgaaaaatttgctGAAGCCTCAGAATAAGTTCTCTGTTTTAATTCTGTAccttttttttattatttctagATGACTGTCTATATTTGTCACTTTTAGATGACTATCTATTTTTGTTCTACATTTGTTTCGGTATAGCTAAATGTTTATATTCATTGTTTTCGTTTAAATATATGctatttcaatattcatGTATGAATACAGATGTTATCTTGCATATTTTTCTGTTGATTATTCGAATTCCGTACACAATGTGTTTTGTATTTGCATAGTGTGatgtatatatttcattgtCATATATCCCCAAGAGATTGTCAATTCTCGTTGGATCACTCATTCgtagaaatatttatgtTGGATTAAAGCACATTTTACCCGTTGAAGAGCATGCGTTCAAGAAACTTTGGAAACAATCAGACAAAAAGTTATCAAACCCATTGAGCAAATCACGTATATCCTCATCCATTGAATCTATGATGGCATTACTGCCTTTTTCTGGCTTATGACTTGAAAAGCAATCTTTTGTTTCGAAGTttaaatcataatcattGAAAGGTAATGCTTTCGGTGTATAAGATGGCCCATCTATTGGAGTCAATTCTTGTTGAGTACTTGATTGACGTAAAACTTTTGTGACATGAGAGCATTCGCCTGGCTTAAATGGTTTGGGTATAATCGAATTGGAACTATTAAtcttaaattcaatttttttaagaCGCTCAGAAATTTCTGGTAATTGGGGTACGAGAGTGTCTCTCATGGGCTTATTCCGCTCTTTATCCGTCTTGCTATGGTTAATGGTCTGATTTTGATTCTCAAGGTCAGGAATTGCAGCCTTTCTGTTAAACCAAGCTTTCAATGTAATAAACGGATTATATGGATTGATTTTCGCAGCCTTGGCTTCTAGTTCAAAGGTTTCTTGTTGGTAGGGATGTTTACCGTCCATAGTGTCGTCAACGTTGAATTGAGAGTGTCCAGGTCTCCATCTGGCCATTATTTCTTCCATGTAGTCTTGAAAATAGTCTGCTCTGGTTAGACTTGCATTATTGTGACTAAAGAGATTGTTTGGTCTTAAAATCTTTCTCTGGTTACTCTCGATTGGAAGTGCAAAAGGGGGATGGTGTGGACTTGTTATGGTGGCCTGGATGTCACTGTACAGAATAGGGCTTTCTTCCTCTAATTCACTAGTAACTTCGGACTCGATTTCAAAAAAGCTACTAGGTTCTGAATTATGTAGCTTAATTGACCCCTGTGGCTTACTATTGGAAGAAAAACTAGATGCAAATTCTCTACTCGATGTTAACCTACCGAGGGACCTCCCCATTCTCATGGGAGAGGGACTCCTAGCACCACCAATTCCCTTCTTTCCGAGgttttcattattgacGTTTCTTGCATCTCTGCCTAAATGTGAACTGCTCGGTAGGCTGCGAACTCTGTGACTGACAGAACTATTCCCGAAAATTGTAAGAGATAATATTCCTTCACCCCTGTTCCCGGCGGAATGAGCTTGTTCCCTGTCTGGattattacaattattgAGTGACTCAGTTTCATTTCtctttttaaattcatttacaaattttccaaaattttcacAATTACGATCAAATTGTGCATGCTTGGTGTTAACCAGATCCAGTTGTAATATATTCGAACAAGACTTGTTTATGGAATACCGCGTTACAGACAACATACTTAGATTCTCGTTGAGACTGTTTCGTGCCATTCCGAGTGGATATCTAGTAGCTGGTGCAGATTGCGGATACCGTGGACGTTGAAGTCGCAGACCACTATATTCAATCCCTTTCTTCTCCATTGCTTCAAGCCTATCGTATCCTTTGTCATCGATGTCATGTATAGCACCTGTAAACATACTAAAGTACTGTACGTATATGACGTATTTGTCAAACAAAGAAGTATCCTTAAATTTGTGTTGCAGCCATTTATTTGCGTCGCAAGCACCCGAGAGGCTCACCGACCGGTTTTTGTCCATCTTTTGGTCACTACATCCAAAATAGCCAACACTTCCAATTGGTCCCCCAATTCCTCTAAATAACGCTCTACATTTCAAACTACATTCTGTCTTTATTGCCTAAGgcatatattcatatacGGACACTCCAATTAAACAAAATTGCAATTGGTGCGGTTACTAAGAACTAGAATTTAAACCAAGACTAACAACAAAAATACCGGCACCCTCAATGGCAACCATTGCCAATTCAACATAGATCACACCATAAATTCCGACTAACTATTTAACCATTCTTTATTACGTTTTCAAACATCAAACCTACTGGAAACTTTCTTGCCATCAATTAGACCAACATTTCCGCTATACTGTTAATCCTCATCCGCTTATTTGGATCTAGCTCTAACCTTCCGTCTCTTTCTCTTAAGTCTTCTAACTCTCTTTTTTCTCCACTTATCTCTCAttgttaatgataattaGTGTATGTAGTAGAAGAACAAATACAATTAACATAGGAGTcttttgcaaaatttatataataccAACTACTCGCGCAACGTCCAACTTGCTCACTAAAtgactttgaaatatcaCACGACCTGCTTTTTGACGAGCGAGGGTTAGTGTGACTGTGGACTCATCATGTGAAAAGAACTAGGGCATTCGAGTAAAGGTTCCATGGTGCATGATGGAATCTGTGGAATGATGTTTATATGGTTGCACCCTCGAGAGCTTTTTGGACTGAGTGAAAGTTGTATTCGGTAGTTAAGTAGTGACTTCAAAGGCAATTGAGGATTTTCAAGGAGGGATCAGATACGACCGATACAATGACGGTCAGAGGAGGGTAGAGCTAGTATTTTGCAGATGGGAACAAGGTGATTTTGGGTGTTCAATAGTTAATACTGTTGGCTCAATTGGGTCCCAGTCTTTGGGGATATGAAAGGTCATGTTAGattaatcaattatataCTGAATatgtaatattattaatactaaC
The nucleotide sequence above comes from Debaryomyces hansenii CBS767 chromosome A complete sequence. Encoded proteins:
- a CDS encoding DEHA2D15334p (similar to uniprot|Q7SBP6 Neurospora crassa NCU05692 Predicted protein); this encodes MSYKLPPANQLSTVPRPQLIEALNHLFEPCPTLSSLLISKVFSGGLTYPDYPEMIERCREELLQYLGLADSEAYGSGTAVNPDVSKIIAAHPRLGQSAPNKTEKLSAHSSQEQRSLQGSEEESRKLNELNEQYEATFPGLRYVVFVNGRPRSVIMQNMIDRINRNDISQERRDAFNAMCDIALDRAKKLNSV
- a CDS encoding DEHA2D15356p (highly similar to uniprot|P17255 Saccharomyces cerevisiae YDL185W TFP1 Vacuolar ATPase V1 domain subunit A), whose protein sequence is MAGALENARKEMNRLSLDAGESEYGQIYSVSGPVIIAENMIGCAMYELVKVGHENLVGEVIRIAGDKATIQVYEETAGVTVGDPVLRTGKPLSVELGPGMMETIYDGIQRPLKAIKEKSQSIYIPRGIDAPSLSRTAQYDFTPGQLKVGDHITGGDIFGSVFENSLLDDHKILLPPRARGTITSIAEKGAYTVEDPVLELEFDGKKHSYSMMHTWPVRVPRPVAEKLAANHPLLTGQRVLDSLFPCVQGGTTCIPGAFGCGKTVISQAISKFSNSDLMVYIGCFAKGTEVLMADGSNKNIEEVQIGESVLGKDGEARNVVALPRGNETMYEINESTPEEEADLARIAFTCNAKHELVVNTKQDIAVEQNCVTYFALESVTDEANGREFSVVKSQTKTFEESSMAKEFASTISKNSIDWTIEARDVGHMSDDVRCATQQSWAPVLASKEVLAPVVQEAGFDATIAPYVSYLLGLWIGNGYSDRVQYLIDGKNTELINRVREYDEAIENNNQTSAKTVDFLWDVINSMSFKVEGKSGKAIPSFLRTESFEVREQFLAGLIDSDGIVTKNPLSASVRTNSSKVGEGVIAVSRSLGICTSVKAENESYIISMTRNSALESVLSKCALAEKTTSVPSHITRTGQNFDFSVKKIEAADYYGVTLPDNSDHQFMLANQAVVHNCGERGNEMAEVLMEFPELYTEINGRQEPIMKRTTLVANTSNMPVAAREASIYTGITLAEYFRDQGKHVSMIADSSSRWAEALRELSGRLGEMPADQGFPAYLGAKLASFYERAGKAVALGSPDRIGSVSIVAAVSPAGGDFSDPVTTATLGITQVFWGLDKKLAQRKHFPSVNTSISYSKYTNILDKYYESNYPEFPALRNKLKEILSTAEELEQVVQLVGKSALSDSDKITLDVANLIKEDFLQQNGYSTYDQFCPIWKTFDMMRAFTSYHDEAQKAVANGAQWGKLSEATSDVKHAVSSSKFVEPSEGEEKGKKAFNELLANISEKFAEASE
- a CDS encoding DEHA2D15378p (no similarity), translating into MDKNRSVSLSGACDANKWSQHKFKDTSLFDKYVIYVQYFSMFTGAIHDIDDKGYDRLEAMEKKGIEYSGSRLQRPRYPQSAPATRYPLGMARNSLNENLSMLSVTRYSINKSCSNILQSDSVNTKHAQFDRNCENFGKFVNEFKKRNETESLNNCNNPDREQAHSAGNRGEGILSLTIFGNSSVSHRVRSLPSSSHLGRDARNVNNENLGKKGIGGARSPSPMRMGRSLGRLTSSREFASSFSSNSKPQGSIKLHNSEPSSFFEIESEVTSELEEESPISYSDIQATITSPHHPPFALPIESNQRKILRPNNLFSHNNASLTRADYFQDYMEEIMARWRPGHSQFNVDDTMDGKHPYQQETFELEAKAAKINPYNPFITLKAWFNRKAAIPDLENQNQTINHSKTDKERNKPMRDTLVPQLPEISERLKKIEFKINSSNSIIPKPFKPGECSHVTKVLRQSSTQQELTPIDGPSYTPKALPFNDYDLNFETKDCFSSHKPEKGSNAIIDSMDEDIRDLLNGFDNFLSDCFQSFLNACSSTGKMCFNPT